Proteins from one Candidatus Fusobacterium pullicola genomic window:
- a CDS encoding coproporphyrinogen III oxidase has protein sequence MIINSTFQMNHRSIEEFARVMVPEALEKTLDIEVKKEQENIVITLTIEGETESFIYPDQNGRLEDQEITMVKILILKFFKKNYSWGGLMGVRPTKVVRRLLALGYSYDEIRRIMKDFYIVSEEKTELLIEVVKKELEFLDREHINLYIGIPFCPTKCKYCSFASYEINSGVGRYYKDFVKTLLKEIEITGEFLKEENFKISSIYIGGGTPSTLTEEDLEAILSAVNTHIDMSDVREFTFEAGREDTLTDRKLEIAKQYGVDRISLNPQTFKVETLKKVNRRFDRENFEKYYKKAKDIGFIINMDIIVGLPDETTEDVLFTFNELEKFDIENLTIHTLAFKRASNLFKESQERVELDGKVITEAIGKLVEKKEMNPYYLYRQKNIMEWGENIGYSKLGCESVFNIEMIEENQSTMGLGGGAITKIVIPETEYRDYIERYVNPKDPALYIREMEERMGAKKELFLKLKNKK, from the coding sequence GTGATAATCAATTCGACATTTCAAATGAATCATAGAAGTATCGAAGAGTTTGCTAGAGTGATGGTTCCAGAAGCTCTAGAGAAAACATTGGATATAGAGGTAAAAAAAGAGCAAGAAAATATAGTTATAACATTAACTATAGAGGGAGAAACAGAGAGTTTTATCTATCCAGATCAAAATGGAAGACTTGAAGACCAAGAGATAACAATGGTAAAGATATTGATACTAAAATTCTTTAAGAAAAATTACTCTTGGGGAGGTCTTATGGGAGTGAGGCCTACTAAGGTAGTGAGAAGATTATTAGCTCTAGGTTATAGTTATGATGAGATAAGAAGGATTATGAAAGATTTCTATATCGTTAGTGAGGAGAAAACGGAACTTTTAATAGAGGTTGTAAAAAAAGAGCTAGAATTTTTAGATAGAGAGCATATAAATTTATATATAGGGATACCATTTTGTCCAACTAAGTGTAAGTACTGTTCGTTTGCTTCATATGAGATAAATAGTGGTGTTGGAAGATACTATAAGGATTTTGTAAAAACTCTACTGAAGGAGATAGAGATAACAGGAGAGTTTCTAAAGGAGGAAAACTTTAAAATCTCTTCAATCTATATTGGAGGTGGAACCCCAAGCACATTGACAGAGGAGGATTTAGAAGCGATACTTTCAGCTGTAAATACTCATATAGATATGAGTGACGTGAGAGAGTTTACCTTTGAAGCTGGAAGAGAGGATACTCTTACGGATAGAAAACTAGAGATAGCTAAGCAGTATGGTGTTGATAGAATAAGTTTAAATCCACAAACATTTAAGGTGGAAACTTTAAAAAAGGTAAATAGAAGATTCGATAGAGAGAATTTTGAAAAATATTATAAAAAAGCAAAAGATATAGGATTTATAATAAATATGGATATAATAGTTGGACTTCCAGATGAGACAACTGAAGATGTGCTATTTACTTTTAATGAATTGGAAAAATTTGATATTGAAAATTTAACAATTCACACATTGGCATTTAAAAGAGCTTCAAATCTATTTAAAGAGAGTCAAGAAAGAGTGGAGCTAGATGGAAAAGTTATAACAGAGGCTATAGGAAAATTAGTGGAGAAAAAGGAGATGAATCCATATTATCTATATAGACAAAAAAACATAATGGAATGGGGAGAGAATATAGGGTATTCAAAATTAGGATGTGAGTCTGTATTTAATATTGAGATGATAGAGGAGAATCAGTCTACTATGGGATTAGGTGGAGGAGCTATTACTAAAATAGTTATTCCAGAGACTGAGTATAGAGATTATATTGAAAGATATGTAAACCCTAAGGATCCAGCTCTTTATATAAGAGAGATGGAAGAGAGAATGGGAGCTAAAAAAGAGTTGTTTTTAAAATTAAAAAATAAAAAGTGA